One genomic segment of Mytilus galloprovincialis chromosome 5, xbMytGall1.hap1.1, whole genome shotgun sequence includes these proteins:
- the LOC143075432 gene encoding uncharacterized protein LOC143075432, which yields MVTLPSMLQAPLQALLRPAMWIPGIKNIHSHFVTWQSDKPPTEVLAALVTAIKQIKSSDDTGSFYDIHKINKDKHFLRVFCFTRAEWLDVVEIEIKEDSIEAKSFSSGFLPLFIPFAFILNCVFFWVPFYDNKLNKARLELIKHYTDLAISEQKINHLNDPPLLQNSEQHNTNTQPNTPHFGEVVIHQEGDIMGHATVSPHGGDEKDIPEIVTDS from the exons ATGGTGACTCTACCCAGTATGTTGCAGGCGCCTCTGCAGGCTTTACTTCGACCTGCAATGTGGATTCCAGGCATAAAAAATATACACAGCCATTTTGTGAC ATGGCAGTCCGACAAACCCCCGACGGAGGTACTAGCTGCATTGGTTACTGCTATTAAACAGATCAAGTCTTCAGATGATACAGGttcattttatgatatacataag ATTAATAAAGACAAACATTTTCTGCGTGTGTTTTGTTTTACCAGAGCAGAATGGTTGGATGTTGTTGAGATTGAAATAAAAGAAGACAGCATCGAG gcCAAATCTTTTTCTAGTGGTTTCCTTCCATTGTTCATACCATTTGCATTTATTCTTAATTGT GTGTTCTTTTGGGTGCCTTTCTACGACAACAAATTAAACAAAGCAAGACTGGAACTGATCAAACATTACACTGATTTAGCTATTTCAGAACAAAAGATCAACCATTTGAATGATCCGCCATTATTGCAAAACAGTGAACAACATAACACCAATACTCAACCAAATACACCTCACTTTGGAGAAGTTGTTATTCACCAAGAAGGTGATATCATGGGCCATGCAACTGTGAGTCCACATGGAGGTGATGAAAAGGATATTCCTGAAATTGTCACAGACTCCTAG